A stretch of Leptolyngbyaceae cyanobacterium DNA encodes these proteins:
- a CDS encoding NAD-binding protein, whose amino-acid sequence MKPRIIVCGLGYTGLKIYSLLKQQGASVIGIHHESIPGYDDRDIVVGDVKAASTLIAAGILEAHTLVIAGNDETLNLAILTQARVLNPGIRIINRLFNTSLGDRLDRILSDHVTMSVAALAAPVFAFAALGNRAIGQLRLFNQTWPIHEEYIHENHPWKGRKLSDLWENRSRMLIYYLPVKGRMDLVSAVVYGQQLQVGDRIIVGSQPSIRSNRRSAIQKFLKIFSNLQWFQQHAQPLAIVTLVLLLTLFIASFTYILTDLNTSIIDALYFSVGMITGAGGNEKVAENAPESIKLFTVVMMLLGAAIIGIFYAILNDFVLGTRLNQFWDATKIPQRHHFIICGLGGVGVQIVNQLHDQGYEVVVIEKDHNNRFISVVRALGIPVIQGDASISAILKTANINTAEALLAVTSNDIANLEIALSAKGLAPKLTVIVRNQDPQFAATAQKVFQFEAVLSPTELAAPAFAAAALGGRILGNGITADTLWVSLATNITANHPFCGKRVKDVAMDADFVPLYIETKSQTLHGWDVLETSLGAGDILYLTIPATGLDQLWRGTASQLLVS is encoded by the coding sequence ATGAAACCCCGAATCATCGTTTGCGGCTTGGGTTATACTGGCTTGAAGATATATAGCTTGCTAAAGCAGCAAGGTGCTTCTGTTATCGGGATTCACCACGAATCGATACCCGGTTATGACGATCGCGATATCGTGGTGGGAGATGTAAAGGCGGCTTCTACTTTAATCGCCGCAGGTATTTTAGAAGCGCACACCTTAGTGATCGCCGGTAATGACGAAACGCTGAATTTAGCAATTCTCACTCAAGCCAGAGTCCTTAATCCGGGAATTCGGATTATCAATCGATTGTTTAATACGAGTTTGGGCGATCGCTTGGATCGAATTCTCTCGGATCACGTTACCATGAGCGTAGCGGCTTTAGCTGCACCGGTGTTTGCTTTTGCGGCTTTGGGAAATCGCGCGATCGGACAATTGCGCTTATTTAACCAAACTTGGCCCATTCACGAAGAATACATCCACGAAAATCACCCTTGGAAAGGGCGCAAACTCAGCGATTTATGGGAAAACCGTTCCCGAATGCTGATCTATTACCTGCCAGTGAAAGGGCGAATGGATCTGGTTTCGGCGGTAGTTTACGGTCAACAGTTGCAAGTAGGCGATCGCATAATTGTCGGTAGTCAGCCCAGCATTCGCAGCAATCGGCGATCGGCAATTCAAAAATTCCTGAAAATCTTCTCAAATTTACAGTGGTTTCAGCAACACGCCCAACCCTTAGCCATCGTCACCTTAGTACTACTGCTAACTCTTTTTATCGCTAGCTTCACTTATATTTTAACAGATTTAAACACATCTATTATAGACGCCCTCTACTTTTCCGTTGGCATGATTACCGGTGCTGGCGGTAACGAAAAAGTGGCAGAAAATGCCCCGGAAAGCATTAAATTGTTCACTGTCGTGATGATGTTATTAGGTGCTGCTATCATCGGGATTTTCTACGCCATCCTCAATGATTTCGTATTAGGAACTCGCTTAAATCAATTTTGGGATGCCACTAAAATTCCCCAGCGCCATCACTTTATTATTTGCGGGTTAGGTGGCGTTGGCGTGCAAATAGTCAATCAACTGCACGATCAAGGATACGAAGTAGTAGTAATTGAAAAAGACCACAACAATCGATTTATTAGCGTAGTGCGTGCTTTAGGTATTCCAGTAATTCAGGGAGATGCCAGTATATCTGCCATTTTGAAAACTGCAAATATCAATACGGCTGAAGCTTTGTTAGCCGTTACCAGCAACGATATCGCCAATTTAGAAATCGCCCTCAGCGCTAAAGGTTTAGCACCCAAATTAACTGTAATCGTCCGCAATCAAGACCCCCAATTTGCTGCAACTGCTCAAAAAGTTTTTCAATTTGAAGCCGTATTAAGCCCTACTGAATTAGCTGCACCTGCCTTTGCAGCCGCCGCTTTAGGAGGCAGAATTTTAGGGAATGGAATTACTGCCGATACTCTCTGGGTTTCTTTAGCAACTAATATTACTGCCAATCATCCATTTTGCGGTAAGCGAGTAAAAGATGTGGCAATGGATGCCGATTTTGTACCGTTATATATTGAAACGAAATCTCAAACTTTGCATGGTTGGGACGTGTTGGAAACCTCCTTGGGTGCGGGAGATATTTTGTATTTAACCATACCAGCAACCGGACTCGATCAATTATGGCGAGGAACGGCTTCTCAACTTTTGGTAAGCTGA
- a CDS encoding DCC1-like thiol-disulfide oxidoreductase family protein, with protein MNYYVIYDGNCHLCSNLVQVLENLDKGQIFQYVPMQDELTLKRFGITSQDCEMGMILIDANAPEKRWQGSDAAEEIGRILPMGKIFIEAYRSLPGVKWVGDRIYEQIRDNRYTLFGKRDVTYQTVYPIGCHSPENYTD; from the coding sequence ATGAATTACTACGTTATTTACGACGGCAATTGCCATCTTTGTTCTAATTTAGTACAAGTCTTGGAAAACTTAGATAAAGGGCAAATATTTCAATATGTTCCGATGCAAGACGAACTCACCCTTAAGCGATTCGGGATTACATCCCAAGACTGCGAAATGGGCATGATATTAATCGATGCAAACGCACCCGAAAAGCGGTGGCAAGGTAGCGATGCAGCAGAAGAAATCGGTCGGATATTGCCGATGGGTAAGATTTTTATCGAAGCTTATCGAAGTTTACCAGGAGTGAAGTGGGTAGGCGATCGCATTTACGAACAAATCCGTGACAATCGCTACACTTTATTCGGCAAGCGCGATGTAACATATCAAACCGTCTATCCCATTGGTTGCCATTCCCCAGAAAATTACACTGATTAG